One uncultured Hyphomonas sp. genomic region harbors:
- a CDS encoding ABC transporter ATP-binding protein, with product MQPETAGTDAIRVDKLRFAWPGHPPVLDIESFTLARGEKLFLRGPSGSGKSTLLGLIAGVLSPETGTIDVLGNDMAALSAAKRDRVRADHLGVIFQMFNLVPYLSVTGNVTLPLRFSPARRAKVGKDAEGEARRLLGRLGLTDTTLLDRRVSDLSVGQQQRVAAARALMGGPDIVIADEPTSALDTDARDKFIELLSEEAGRTGAALLFVSHDASLARQFDRAVDLAEINKAGVSA from the coding sequence ATGCAGCCTGAGACCGCCGGTACGGATGCCATCCGGGTAGACAAGCTTCGTTTTGCCTGGCCGGGACACCCGCCCGTTCTGGACATCGAAAGCTTCACCCTCGCCCGCGGCGAAAAACTGTTCCTGCGCGGACCATCCGGATCCGGAAAGTCTACCCTGCTTGGCCTGATCGCCGGCGTGCTGAGCCCTGAGACCGGCACGATCGACGTGCTGGGCAATGACATGGCGGCGCTGAGTGCCGCAAAGCGCGACCGCGTACGGGCCGACCATCTCGGCGTCATCTTCCAGATGTTCAACCTGGTGCCATACCTGTCGGTCACCGGGAATGTCACGCTGCCGCTGCGCTTCTCCCCTGCCCGGCGCGCAAAGGTCGGCAAGGATGCCGAGGGCGAAGCCCGGCGCCTGCTGGGCCGTCTCGGCCTCACCGATACGACCCTGCTTGACCGCCGCGTCTCGGATCTTTCCGTTGGCCAGCAGCAGCGGGTCGCCGCCGCCCGCGCCCTGATGGGCGGGCCGGACATCGTGATCGCGGATGAGCCAACGTCTGCCCTCGACACGGATGCCCGCGACAAATTCATCGAACTCCTCAGCGAGGAAGCCGGACGCACTGGCGCGGCGCTCCTCTTCGTCAGCCATGATGCCAGCCTCGCCCGCCAGTTTGACCGGGCGGTCGACCTGGCAGAAATCAACAAGGCAGGAGTAAGCGCATGA
- a CDS encoding DUF2796 domain-containing protein, with amino-acid sequence MISFRFWPVAAISAASLLTLGACGPASDPYEPPSQAQESELTQAADAVDADRPAAPEAVAELEAANDHDEGHAGEPHVHGGGDLAITREDDFLTVTLDAPLANFGLSETKVPEGKKAEKFAEGIVEPIGPTVCEETERSTTGRTDGTHGAMTVSVAWRCKKIDRVEGMRVHIFERYPGFEHIDAIYLGPEGQQVAKELTPSDTEIDFD; translated from the coding sequence ATGATTTCATTCCGTTTCTGGCCGGTTGCGGCCATTTCCGCCGCCAGCCTGCTGACACTTGGCGCCTGCGGCCCGGCCAGCGACCCCTACGAACCTCCTTCGCAAGCACAGGAATCCGAGCTGACCCAGGCAGCCGATGCGGTCGATGCTGACAGGCCCGCTGCGCCGGAGGCGGTTGCCGAACTCGAGGCCGCCAATGATCACGATGAAGGCCATGCCGGCGAACCGCACGTGCATGGAGGCGGGGATCTTGCGATCACGCGGGAAGACGATTTCCTGACCGTGACCCTTGATGCGCCGCTCGCCAATTTCGGCCTTTCGGAAACCAAGGTGCCGGAAGGCAAGAAGGCCGAAAAATTCGCCGAAGGCATCGTCGAGCCGATCGGGCCGACTGTCTGCGAAGAGACCGAACGCTCCACCACCGGCCGTACCGACGGCACCCATGGCGCGATGACCGTGTCGGTTGCCTGGCGCTGCAAGAAGATCGACCGGGTCGAAGGCATGCGGGTGCACATCTTCGAACGCTATCCCGGCTTTGAACATATCGACGCGATCTATCTTGGCCCCGAGGGCCAGCAGGTCGCCAAGGAACTCACTCCCAGCGACACAGAGATCGACTTCGACTGA